tatgggacctttaaatgctaaaacttaaatataaatacaaatatgtttCAAACACAGAGCACACAGAACTCACGTTAGCGAATAAACACCTTCcgagagagaaacagactgcAGACAGCGCCTCCTGACACCAAAGGCTGAGTGTACCAGAATACTGTGAGACAGACAAAGTGGGAGaaagaaggggggaaaaaagagaaaaggaaaaagtcaaAGTGCTTTGCCAACATGCATTTTACTCAGATAGAGTATTATTTATTGAAGGGAGCTGTTTACTCAGCACACACTACCTTCCTTCCTGAGTACCAATCCACACAGTTCCTGTAGTGTCACCTGATATAACAATATCAGAAATGAAGTAAGTCAGCAATGTTGCTTTCCAAGTGTTTTCAGTTATCAGTATGCTATGAATGTTTTAATGTATTCTGTAAAAGTAcagaatatataaaatatgttgtatgtactgtatgcagcTGCTGCAGCCCATTTTACTAGCACTGACCTATGGGTGGCACAGCACATATGCAAAGAGCAGTAGCTGTGGGAGGGAGGCTGAACTGGTCCAATACTGTGTTGGACCGTGCTGGATCAATCACTGTAATATCACTGCAGGAGACAGGGCCAGAAACTACCCACACAGAACACTGGCAGAGAAGGACGGATATGGAGTTTGGAAAGATGTGTGGTGTGAAACAACATGTCCATGGGGCAGTGTTAGTTATGCTTGGATGGCATTGTACATGGTGATTAGAGTATGACTGCAGTTGTTATTTAAATCAGGATAATGACAGACTTACTGTTGCCTCTCCTGAGATCTCAGGGGTGACTGCAACCGCACAGTtcagctaaaagaaaaaaataagttagGGCCAATGTTTTGAGGTATGATGTAAAAGCTGCCAGGTTTGTGCATTTAAGAGTTTTGCAGTGAAAAGATCTACCTTAGCTGTGGAGTCTCTTTGATCCAGCAGCCTAAGCTGCATTAGAACAGGCACATCCTTAGGCTCTGGGACAGCTTCATGACATTCCTACAATGATGACAGTTAATCAACAAGATATTATTAGTATTGTGGAAATGTAACTGAAATGAAACTCTCTGCGGTATGagattgtttttcatttgtttagtTCAAATAAATGCCGTATGTGTGGTAACCAAAATGTACAAGTCAGACTCTTAAAAGCCAGGGGCGCTTTAGACCCAATTTTTAATCATGTACTCTTCTACATTCTCTCTCAGTAGTTCTATATGTGCATTGCTACTACCTGTGTGATTGCCAGCGGTGTGCTCCAGCCGTGTATCTGCCGTTTTCCAAGTGATCCCCAAATGTGGGAGCGAATTTCTCGGTAGAGTTCTCTCCTCCTGACACGAGGGGAGAGCGCAGCAGGAGAAGCAGATCTAGAGAGAATGCTTCTGCTGTTAATCAGCTTGGGGGAGCCTTTTAGAATGATTCAACTGTGTTTGCAAATAATGATGTAAACAAAAGAGCATATGCTAAAGTGACATGGCCAAAAACACTAGCTTACTCAGCATTGGTTTGACTGGCAACCGGTAGTTGCGGAGACCCCAGAGGAGAGCGAGTGAGTGATGGAGAAGTTGGCAGGCCGAATGCAGAAGGTGGGAGTAAAGGTCCCTTGGTCAAACCAAACAAACGGTTGAACctttaatacaaataaaaataaacaattgttaatattttataaaGACCATAAAGTGTCTGTGTACAGCATATTACCAAACGTTCAATTATATAGCACACTTGTTTATTTAGCTCTGTGTAGTGTCTATGTAATGCCAAGTGGTTTCACAGACAGATTCCGTATGAATCTAAAAACAGCAAAGATCCCTCCCTCCCAGGGGCGCATTGCTTAGCTGACATCTTTTACCTATTCAAACACAATGTCCTTCATCACCAATGTCCCGGCCTACAGATCGTATCCTGCAGACTAAATATTGTACATATTATACACTATAAATCCTTTTgatttctttcaatgttaatcattttcaaagaaaatgagaataatgatacaaaaaaaaaatcataccaattagatattttccttatATGGTGGAACAAATGGATCCTGAAATGGTAGTTATTTTGGTGACTCTTTTAGAAACCGTGTGCTACAGAGCTAAATTTCCACTGCTgttgtaatttatattttaatgtgtttattgaCAAGAGGTTGCTGTATCAAGAAAAGGTCAAGGCAACCTGCCAAACGCCCCATCTTGCTATTTCCCAATAGTTTTTCATACAGCATATTGTTTGATACGTTATTGGTTTGCTTTAAGATTATCAGTAATAACAATATTTCAGTATCACAAGGCAGCTTTACTGCCTGCTTTATCCTCTGGCACACAGTAGCACAGGCATGAGCCCAAGAATACCCTCCAAAGCTGCACCAGCCAACTTTTTTGTAAGTTATGACTTAGGAAATTAACTTCACTGCACTTTGAATTGACAAGAGGATGAGTATGCAGTATAATGTCAAATGACAAGACAGACACTTACTTTCTCCAAACACTTAATCTTTTGTCCTCAGTTAACCTCTCATCCTTTGATGCtctataaaaaaagacacttaaTGAAGTTAGAGACAAAAAATCATGAACACGATTGTTCTTGTTTTAACCAAATTCTATATTCTCTATTGGACAGACATTCTCTTTAAAACATCAACCCAACTATGTTGATTTAGTAGCATAGTTACCTGAGTGTCTGACTATGTCTTACAGCCTCCTGCAGCTCAAACAGACGCTGCTTGTATTGGTTCTTCTCCATGACCACACGAGCCATTTCAGAACGAGAGAAGTGGCGCATGGATGCGGGTAGAGAGGCCTGAATGGAAAGATGTATGCTATTTAGTGGTGTATACCACATTTAATTAACACTGAGCAGTtactgaatttgaaaaaaagctttGCCAACACAGTGCTACTGTTGCTGCGTGATACAGTAGatacaaatatgaaaataacAATGCCTCCTTACATCAGGATCCTCTGATTGGCACGCGTCCAGTTCTTTCCGAATTCTATGAATAATAGTTGATATTAAGGACAAAGTTACTCTAACAGCAGTCCACATAATTGAAACAGTATATAACTATTCCCAAAAAGGCAAAGAATTaatgaacaaaaatgaaatggagAACAATCTTCTACACCTCTTagtttcctcctccttctcctttaTCCGCCCTTCCAATCGTGAGAGTGTTTCCTGAAGAGAGGCCAACTCCAGTGTAAGAGCTGAACGGTCATCAGTGAGCTCTTCTACCCGAGATATCAAAGCCTTACGGCCAGCTTCTACTAACTcgctggaaaaaagaaaacggaGGAAAAGATGAATAATTTCATTAgcatgggttagggttaaagaGAGGAAACAGTTCCAACAAATTAGTGACTTTAACATTCTCTAGTcttgttgatttgtttgtaATGAAGAAAGAACCCCAAGTGCTTGAAAAATCCACTGCAAACTAGAATAGCCATAACAAGGtcagagaaaataaatataggACTCACTGGGTGACTTTCAGTTCCTCATACTGAGAAAGAATCTCCTCAAACTGGTCTGCACTGCCTACACAGAAAGAAAGTATtaaaaaagtttgaacacacatAGAACATTGAGAGAAATagaaatattgtttgttttactatttacatttactttcaaGAAGACATTACTAAAAGTGGTAAAAAAGGAAGTAACACTTTCTGAAACCAATGGAGACCTTTTTCATTGATGTACTTGCACGTCACATTAGTAGGGTATATATAGTTTTTCACAGTTTCcagattatatttttaaaaaccagTGTTCACTTACTCTGTGCTCCAATGCTGCACATAGGACACACATGCATTGTTATGgagtttgttttttgcaaaatCATAACTGGTTTATTCCTGGGCAGTTCACATTTTGTTAAGATAATGACAAAGTACATCAATCATGTTCATGAAAAAGGTCTCTAAATGTGTGAATTTACCTCTGACACTGGCCCCTCGGTCTACACTCTCCACATAATCCCGACTCAGCTCTGACAGCTCAGAGAACACAGAGTCAGTGTTGCGCAGCTCCCACTCCACACCATCAtcttcctccacctcttcctcatcttttttctgcctttctcctctctgcttctcttcttgTTTGCATATctgctctccctccttctcctctacTTCCCTCATCTCGTCCTCCATGCTGGTCTCCGTCTCATCTCTCGGTGGCTCTTTGGTGTTCAGTCTATCTGGGGTGCTGATGAAGATCCAAATTAAAGAGTAACAAATTAATAAagtctaaaaaaataataatcatgagATATGGTGAACTTGGGTTTTAGTTAATGATTACACATACTTTTCATAAAAATCTCCAACTGACAAAAAATAGTCAATTGTTTCAGATTATTACCTTGCATTCACGCTGTCATGAAATTGCCTCAGCTCAGGAGTGGAGCTTATGATGTCATTGATAAACTGATCTGCAGTGGGCTTTAATGCAATGTCAATCGCCTTTTCTTCCTTGGCTACTAGATCCTCCAAACATGGGGGACCAGAATGTGAATGTGGTCTTTGAATCatctgcaaaacaaacaaaaacaaagaggtGAAACAACAGGTACATCTCTGCCAAAACACCTTGTATTAAATTGTTCCAAATATAGTTATGTGTGTAAAATGAGAATATGTTTACCGTTTCATTCCCACTGGAT
The Etheostoma spectabile isolate EspeVRDwgs_2016 chromosome 6, UIUC_Espe_1.0, whole genome shotgun sequence genome window above contains:
- the si:dkey-17m8.1 gene encoding C-Jun-amino-terminal kinase-interacting protein 4 isoform X1, which codes for MEYSERVLCGTGEVELDPNIVSEEAGKLYSELQTVIETHGEGVVESLVPIFVWVLEGLASSKAQLRDREEEAEREKAEREELLERYQAERALRKESQERYLELDDQIEQERRAMRGREKERERRERELEKKAREQADQLVALEEQKANLSRELSTLRHTHHKLAHTYRELLEKRKDSGRDSPLRNHVRPKNAEFPYNQVLSESSGNETMIQRPHSHSGPPCLEDLVAKEEKAIDIALKPTADQFINDIISSTPELRQFHDSVNASTPDRLNTKEPPRDETETSMEDEMREVEEKEGEQICKQEEKQRGERQKKDEEEVEEDDGVEWELRNTDSVFSELSELSRDYVESVDRGASVRGSADQFEEILSQYEELKVTHELVEAGRKALISRVEELTDDRSALTLELASLQETLSRLEGRIKEKEEETKRIRKELDACQSEDPDASLPASMRHFSRSEMARVVMEKNQYKQRLFELQEAVRHSQTLRASKDERLTEDKRLSVWRKFNRLFGLTKGPLLPPSAFGLPTSPSLTRSPLGSPQLPVASQTNAESASPAALSPRVRRRELYREIRSHIWGSLGKRQIHGWSTPLAITQECHEAVPEPKDVPVLMQLRLLDQRDSTAKLNCAVAVTPEISGEATCSVWVVSGPVSCSDITVIDPARSNTVLDQFSLPPTATALCICAVPPIGDTTGTVWIGTQEGSILVHSAFGVRRRCLQSVSLSEGVYSLTYSQGQVIAGLADGTLAFFSHSSGGWNLQSHLVMPLGSNPLQPIRCCLAKGGRLWVGYWNKVNVVDIDNKTVEQTFSVSDRSEQQVRFLCAGGSGVWTSCRLDPILRLFDWSTGRPLQEVDFSALVTKTLGQAFLTLSPLQISSLTIISGRLWVGTGGGAIFSIPLSITSEAISIPYCSISSAQLCYHGHRQAVRFIIAAPGCLIAFPGCTVTTSQLILSGGEGYINFRMGDDANEGSAELSQATPQRSERSQMIIWRNSTPSVPSPSL
- the si:dkey-17m8.1 gene encoding C-Jun-amino-terminal kinase-interacting protein 4 isoform X2; this translates as MEYSERVLCGTGEVELDPNIVSEEAGKLYSELQTVIETHGEGVVESLVPIFVWVLEGLASSKAQLRDREEEAEREKAEREELLERYQAERALRKESQERYLELDDQIEQERRAMRGREKERERRERELEKKAREQADQLVALEEQKANLSRELSTLRHTHHKLAHTYRELLEKRKDSGRDSPLRNHVRPKNAEFPYNQVLSESSGNETMIQRPHSHSGPPCLEDLVAKEEKAIDIALKPTADQFINDIISSTPELRQFHDSVNASTPDRLNTKEPPRDETETSMEDEMREVEEKEGEQICKQEEKQRGERQKKDEEEVEEDDGVEWELRNTDSVFSELSELSRDYVESVDRGASVRGSADQFEEILSQYEELKVTHELVEAGRKALISRVEELTDDRSALTLELASLQETLSRLEGRIKEKEEETKRIRKELDACQSEDPDASLPASMRHFSRSEMARVVMEKNQYKQRLFELQEAVRHSQTLRASKDERLTEDKRLSVWRKFNRLFGLTKGPLLPPSAFGLPTSPSLTRSPLGSPQLPVASQTNAERRELYREIRSHIWGSLGKRQIHGWSTPLAITQECHEAVPEPKDVPVLMQLRLLDQRDSTAKLNCAVAVTPEISGEATCSVWVVSGPVSCSDITVIDPARSNTVLDQFSLPPTATALCICAVPPIGDTTGTVWIGTQEGSILVHSAFGVRRRCLQSVSLSEGVYSLTYSQGQVIAGLADGTLAFFSHSSGGWNLQSHLVMPLGSNPLQPIRCCLAKGGRLWVGYWNKVNVVDIDNKTVEQTFSVSDRSEQQVRFLCAGGSGVWTSCRLDPILRLFDWSTGRPLQEVDFSALVTKTLGQAFLTLSPLQISSLTIISGRLWVGTGGGAIFSIPLSITSEAISIPYCSISSAQLCYHGHRQAVRFIIAAPGCLIAFPGCTVTTSQLILSGGEGYINFRMGDDANEGSAELSQATPQRSERSQMIIWRNSTPSVPSPSL